In Mytilus edulis chromosome 7, xbMytEdul2.2, whole genome shotgun sequence, a single genomic region encodes these proteins:
- the LOC139481907 gene encoding uncharacterized protein MAL8P1.12-like, which yields MAASSQSCGVCDLRHIKKPCIVWCTECDEGLCSDCKEHHSLSKSSRSHSVIPIAEYQKLLADVLKITQYCTSHDKKYQFYCQKHECPCCSTCIVECHKECREIAELEKIIRNAKSSNAMCEIEESLVEIADNLKKIRQHQQVNLSKFKEKRKEIEKEIKKSRIQINNHLDKLQEDLMKQLNELEEKENSKICQLIASLEQKEKEIGECQNSLLNIKKHATDLQMFLSIKQIEEDVYSKEKQLQALVEGTEQHTLSYQINNSIQNIISDIRRFGEVRIESNPCDIVLIKKKVRQAQLMVPIVSTKSIENIKLTIHKSVETQGNHIYGCCILPDDRLVFTYYLAQQLKVFSVKGSKDFEIKMPSDPVDIVYIREDNTLAVSSNSPDTITIINLETKQMMKSIALDSEIDGISLKGNQLIYSVRGIGIRMIDLTDESISDLVREALTSCCYTATFRDNIYHTNNQKDTVTCYNLHGKLLWTFNNESVLKSPHGIDVDNDGNVFVAGYNSNNVVVISSDGKKT from the coding sequence ATGGCTGCATCATCTCAAAGCTGTGGTGTTTGTGACCTCCGTCACATCAAAAAACCATGCATAGTCTGGTGTACAGAATGTGACGAGGGACTATGTTCAGATTGCAAGGAGCATCATAGTTTGTCTAAGTCATCGAGAAGCCACAGTGTGATACCTATTGCCGAATACCAGAAACTGCTAGCGGATGTCCTGAAAATTACTCAGTATTGTACCAGTCAcgataaaaaatatcaattctaTTGCCAGAAGCATGAATGTCCCTGCTGCAGCACATGTATCGTGGAATGTCACAAAGAGTGCCGGGAAATTGCCGAATTAGAGAAAATCATTCGTAACGCCAAATCCTCCAATGCTATGTGCGAGATAGAGGAATCATTAGTTGAGATAGCAGATAATCTAAAGAAGATTCGCCAGCATCAACAAGTCAATCTGTCGAAATTTAAAGAAAAGAGAaaggaaattgaaaaagaaatcaagAAGTCCAGAATACAAATCAACAACCATCTTGACAAACTACAAGAAGATTTAATGAAACAACTCAACGAGCtcgaagaaaaagaaaactcTAAAATTTGTCAGTTAATTGCCTCGCTAGAgcagaaagaaaaagaaataggAGAATGCCAAAATAGCCTATTGAACATTAAGAAACACGCAACAGATCTTCAAATGTTTCTCTCAATTAAGCAAATAGAAGAGGACGTTTATAGCAAAGAAAAACAATTGCAGGCTCTTGTGGAAGGTACGGAACAGCATACTCTTTCATATCAGATCAACAACTCTATCCAGAATATCATATCAGATATCAGAAGATTTGGGGAAGTGCGTATTGAATCTAATCCATGCGACATAGTTCTGATCAAGAAGAAGGTCAGACAAGCCCAATTGATGGTTCCAATCGTTTCAACAAaatctatagaaaatataaagctAACGATACACAAGTCCGTCGAAACTCAAGGAAATCACATTTACGGATGTTGCATACTTCCAGATGATAGATTGGTATTTACTTACTACTTGGCTCAACAATTAAAAGTTTTCAGTGTAAAAGGATCAAAAGACTTTGAGATCAAGATGCCGAGTGACCCGGTTGATATAGTATACATTAGAGAAGACAATACATTGGCTGTATCATCTAATAGTCCAGATACTATTACCATAATAAATCTGGAGACAAAACAAATGATGAAATCAATTGCATTGGATTCTGAAATTGATGGCATATCACTGAAAGGTAATCAATTGATTTATTCCGTGAGAGGCATAGGTATACGAATGATCGATTTAACTGATGAGTCTATAAGTGACTTAGTCCGAGAAGCATTGACCAGTTGTTGCTACACTGCAACTTTTAGGGACAATATATATCATACAAACAATCAAAAAGACACTGTGACATGTTATAACCTACATGGTAAACTACTATGGACATTCAATAACGAAAGCGTTCTGAAGTCTCCTCATGGTATTGATGTAGATAATGATGGTAATGTGTTCGTGGCGGGATACAATTCTAACAATGTTGTAGTTATCTCCTCTGATGGAAAAAAGACATAG